The following proteins come from a genomic window of Achromobacter deleyi:
- a CDS encoding LysR family transcriptional regulator codes for MEFRQLECFIAVAEELHFGRAAARLCMTQPPLSRQIQLLEQDLGVTLFERSSRQVELSAAGRRFLRDARHLLEYSARAAATARRTSGGDAGHITLGFTAVASYRLMPSLIVRARKRLPGVEIQLRETVSTDLSRLLLGRELDAILARSVPQQAGIESRLIEREPLVLALPAGSPLCAHEVVPLRLLQGQPFVLYSPREGKYFYDRIVGAFGLADVQPDYVQRASQTHTLLALVRVGLGVGIVPDSARELRLEGVEFRSLGQRDLYADMFLAWHAQHDNPALDAFLRQVAEVLPAAA; via the coding sequence ATGGAATTCCGCCAGCTCGAATGCTTCATCGCCGTGGCCGAGGAACTGCACTTTGGCCGCGCCGCCGCGCGGCTCTGCATGACGCAGCCGCCGCTGTCGCGCCAGATCCAGCTGCTGGAGCAGGACCTGGGCGTGACGCTGTTCGAGCGCAGCAGCCGCCAGGTGGAGCTGAGCGCGGCCGGCCGCCGCTTCCTGCGCGACGCGCGCCACCTGCTGGAGTATTCAGCGCGCGCCGCCGCCACCGCGCGGCGCACCTCCGGCGGCGACGCGGGCCACATCACCCTGGGCTTCACGGCGGTGGCGTCGTACCGGCTGATGCCGTCGCTCATCGTGCGGGCCCGCAAGCGCCTGCCGGGCGTGGAGATCCAGTTGCGCGAAACCGTCAGCACCGACCTGTCGCGCCTGCTGCTGGGGCGCGAGCTGGACGCGATCCTGGCGCGCAGCGTGCCGCAGCAGGCCGGCATCGAGTCGCGCCTGATCGAGCGCGAACCGCTGGTGCTGGCGCTGCCCGCCGGGTCGCCGTTGTGCGCGCACGAAGTGGTGCCGCTGCGGCTGCTGCAAGGCCAGCCGTTCGTGTTGTATTCGCCGCGCGAGGGCAAGTATTTCTACGACCGCATCGTCGGCGCGTTCGGGCTGGCCGACGTGCAGCCCGACTACGTGCAGCGCGCCAGCCAGACGCATACCTTGCTGGCGCTGGTGCGGGTGGGCCTGGGCGTGGGCATCGTGCCCGATTCGGCGCGCGAGCTGCGCCTGGAGGGCGTGGAATTCCGTTCGCTGGGTCAGCGCGATCTGTACGCGGACATGTTTCTGGCCTGGCACGCGCAGCATGACAACCCGGCGTTGGACGCGTTCTTGCGGCAGGTGGCCGAGGTGCTGCCCGCGGCGGCCTGA
- a CDS encoding YcxB family protein has product MAEPSTAADGTLTPRVAHPNEAPGATPAGGFSLTAPIALQDRIAASLFSYADMFGAARRRALHILAWVVLALLVMLGFSAWRDSGEQGVGPFLSRFFHDLFGLDGLPILILAIPVLIYYFRHPAIVRGRLARWCRDEGLDQTIHPVYHFEPGGLVVTLPGRKTAMACSRIQGIAETPAHLFIQLHNIEDVYALPRQALSGEQVARIKAWAASCHVGAPDATRHPPQAAAPETAPPLLTTRFLLNQDDRAAAISWQIERPGMQRRRRRGFLLAFALTALLVPLIFVLLWLLDSERVPLRYALPLFGEMFTDSFWKITLGFWAFLAAVILLHPWSRRRHAYRLAGQMHRRMPAEEHEARLYDDRLEVWQDGWCNNFATADFDRIERQGEHLILLRREGEPLILPLRALDADQLALFERILTRGAGGNHQQTGATP; this is encoded by the coding sequence ATGGCCGAGCCAAGCACCGCTGCCGACGGCACGCTGACGCCGCGCGTCGCGCATCCGAACGAGGCGCCCGGCGCGACACCCGCCGGCGGCTTCTCGCTGACCGCGCCGATCGCGCTGCAGGACCGCATCGCGGCCTCGCTGTTCAGCTACGCGGACATGTTCGGGGCCGCCCGGCGGCGCGCGCTGCACATCCTGGCCTGGGTGGTGCTGGCGCTGCTGGTGATGCTGGGGTTCTCCGCCTGGCGGGACAGCGGCGAGCAAGGGGTCGGCCCTTTTCTCTCGCGCTTCTTTCACGACCTGTTCGGCCTGGATGGCTTGCCCATCCTGATCCTGGCCATCCCGGTGCTGATCTACTACTTTCGCCATCCGGCGATCGTGCGCGGGCGCCTGGCGCGCTGGTGCCGCGACGAAGGGCTCGACCAGACGATCCACCCCGTCTATCACTTCGAGCCTGGCGGGCTTGTCGTCACCCTGCCGGGGCGCAAGACGGCCATGGCGTGCTCGCGCATCCAGGGGATTGCCGAGACGCCCGCGCACCTGTTCATCCAGCTGCACAATATCGAGGACGTGTACGCCCTGCCCCGACAGGCGCTGTCCGGCGAGCAGGTGGCGCGCATCAAGGCGTGGGCCGCTTCCTGCCACGTCGGCGCGCCGGACGCGACGCGGCACCCGCCGCAAGCAGCGGCGCCCGAGACCGCGCCGCCGCTGCTGACGACGCGTTTCCTGCTGAACCAGGACGACCGCGCCGCCGCGATCTCGTGGCAGATCGAACGCCCCGGCATGCAGCGCCGCCGCCGGCGCGGCTTCCTGCTGGCCTTCGCGCTGACCGCCCTGCTGGTGCCCCTGATATTCGTGCTGCTGTGGCTGCTGGATTCCGAGCGGGTGCCGCTGCGCTATGCCTTGCCGCTCTTTGGCGAGATGTTCACGGACAGTTTCTGGAAGATCACGCTGGGGTTCTGGGCCTTCCTGGCCGCCGTCATCCTGCTGCATCCCTGGTCCCGGCGCCGCCACGCGTACCGGCTGGCCGGACAAATGCACCGGCGCATGCCGGCCGAGGAACACGAGGCGCGGCTCTATGACGACCGGCTCGAAGTCTGGCAGGACGGTTGGTGCAACAACTTCGCGACGGCCGACTTCGACCGGATCGAGCGGCAAGGCGAGCACCTGATCCTGCTGCGGCGGGAGGGCGAACCGCTGATCCTGCCGCTACGCGCGCTGGACGCGGATCAATTGGCGTTGTTCGAACGCATCCTCACGCGCGGCGCGGGCGGGAATCATCAGCAGACAGGGGCCACGCCATGA
- a CDS encoding DCC1-like thiol-disulfide oxidoreductase family protein has protein sequence MNMDTAPRNFLLYDGDCPFCTNYVRMVQLRKAVGPVEMLDMRQHPELVAHFRERGYDLNDGMLLRLDGHIYWGADCINRLALISSDSDLFNQINAAIFRRPCLSAALYPFMSRGRALTLALLGKKKMPA, from the coding sequence ATGAATATGGATACCGCGCCCCGCAATTTCCTGCTCTACGACGGCGATTGCCCGTTCTGCACCAACTACGTGCGGATGGTGCAATTGCGCAAGGCGGTCGGCCCCGTCGAAATGCTCGACATGCGCCAGCACCCCGAACTGGTGGCGCATTTCCGCGAGCGCGGCTATGACCTGAACGACGGCATGCTGCTGCGGCTGGACGGGCACATCTACTGGGGCGCCGATTGCATCAACCGGCTGGCGCTGATCAGCTCCGACAGCGACCTGTTCAACCAGATCAATGCCGCCATCTTCCGCCGCCCCTGCCTGTCGGCGGCGCTGTATCCCTTCATGAGCCGCGGCCGCGCGCTGACGCTGGCGCTACTGGGCAAGAAGAAGATGCCGGCCTGA
- a CDS encoding DUF2239 family protein, with product MTQTALPSTHTAFDGHRLLTRGGLADVALSVKQAQAARGDAAILVFDDQSGKQVDLDLRGGDADIRKRYQAPAATAAPADDADTAEAAPRGRGRPKLGVVPREVTLLPRHWDWLATQPGGASVALRKLVEQARRDNEARDQQRQRQEAAYHFMSSMGGNLPGFEEATRALYADDRAGFARQVAEWPRDVRDYAMALAWANEAA from the coding sequence ATGACGCAGACTGCCCTTCCCTCCACCCACACCGCGTTCGACGGCCACCGCCTGCTGACGCGCGGCGGCCTCGCCGACGTGGCGCTGTCGGTCAAGCAGGCCCAGGCCGCGCGCGGCGACGCCGCCATCCTGGTGTTCGACGACCAGAGCGGCAAGCAGGTCGACCTGGACCTGCGCGGCGGCGACGCCGATATCCGCAAGCGCTATCAGGCGCCGGCGGCCACTGCCGCGCCGGCTGACGACGCCGACACCGCCGAGGCCGCCCCGCGCGGCCGCGGCCGGCCCAAGCTGGGCGTGGTGCCGCGCGAAGTGACGTTGCTGCCGCGCCATTGGGACTGGCTGGCGACGCAGCCCGGCGGCGCGTCGGTGGCGCTGCGCAAGCTGGTGGAGCAGGCGCGCCGCGACAACGAGGCGCGCGACCAGCAGCGCCAGCGGCAGGAAGCCGCGTACCACTTCATGTCGAGCATGGGCGGCAACCTGCCCGGGTTTGAAGAGGCCACGCGGGCGCTGTACGCGGACGATCGCGCGGGCTTTGCGCGCCAGGTCGCCGAGTGGCCGCGCGACGTGCGCGACTACGCCATGGCATTGGCGTGGGCGAATGAAGCGGCTTGA
- the guaB gene encoding IMP dehydrogenase, whose protein sequence is MRLVQKALTFDDVLLVPAYSEVLPRDTSLATRLTRNISLNIPLVSAAMDTVTESRLAIAMAQEGGIGIIHKNLSADAQAREVARVKRHEFGIVIDPVTVTPQMKVRDAIALQRQHGISGLPVVEGRKLVGIVTNRDLRFEENLDQPLRNIMTPQERLVTMKEGATLDEAQALMHKHRLERVLIVNDGFELRGLATVKDIVKNTEHPLASKDAQGQLRVGAAVGVGGNTEERVEKLVAAGVDVLIVDTAHGHSRGVLEGVRWVKQNYPKVEVIGGNIATAAAARALVEYGADGVKVGIGPGSICTTRIVAGVGVPQIHAISEVAKALEGTGVPLIADGGIRYSGDVAKALAAGAFSCMMGGMFAGTEEAPGEVVLFQGRSYKSYRGMGSLGAMTEGSADRYFQDPANNADKLVPEGIEGRVPYKGSVLAIIYQLVGGIRASMGYCGAATIDDMRTKAEFVEITSAGVRESHVHDVQITKEAPNYRAD, encoded by the coding sequence ATGCGTCTCGTTCAAAAAGCGCTCACCTTCGACGATGTGTTGTTGGTGCCTGCGTATTCCGAGGTGTTGCCGCGCGACACCTCCCTGGCCACGCGCCTCACCCGCAACATCTCCCTGAACATCCCCCTCGTGTCCGCCGCCATGGACACGGTCACCGAATCCCGCCTGGCGATCGCCATGGCCCAGGAAGGTGGCATCGGGATCATCCACAAGAATCTGTCCGCCGACGCCCAGGCCCGTGAAGTCGCCCGCGTCAAGCGCCACGAATTCGGCATCGTGATCGATCCGGTCACCGTCACCCCCCAGATGAAAGTGCGCGACGCCATTGCGTTGCAGCGCCAGCATGGCATCTCGGGCCTGCCGGTGGTGGAAGGGCGCAAGCTGGTCGGCATCGTCACCAACCGCGACCTGCGTTTCGAAGAGAACCTGGACCAGCCCCTGCGCAACATCATGACGCCGCAGGAACGCCTGGTCACCATGAAGGAAGGCGCCACGCTGGATGAAGCGCAGGCCCTGATGCACAAGCATCGCCTGGAACGCGTGCTCATCGTCAATGACGGTTTCGAGCTGCGCGGCCTGGCCACCGTCAAGGACATCGTCAAGAACACCGAGCACCCGCTGGCCAGCAAGGATGCCCAGGGCCAGCTGCGCGTCGGCGCCGCGGTCGGCGTCGGTGGCAACACCGAAGAGCGCGTGGAAAAGCTGGTCGCCGCCGGCGTCGACGTGCTGATCGTCGACACCGCCCATGGCCACTCCAGGGGCGTGCTGGAAGGCGTGCGCTGGGTCAAGCAGAACTATCCCAAGGTTGAAGTCATCGGCGGCAACATCGCCACCGCCGCCGCCGCGCGCGCGCTGGTCGAGTACGGCGCCGACGGCGTCAAGGTCGGTATCGGCCCCGGCTCGATCTGCACCACCCGCATCGTGGCGGGTGTCGGCGTGCCGCAGATCCACGCGATCTCCGAAGTCGCCAAGGCGCTGGAAGGCACGGGCGTGCCGCTGATCGCCGACGGCGGCATCCGCTACTCGGGCGACGTCGCCAAGGCCCTGGCCGCCGGCGCGTTCTCCTGCATGATGGGCGGCATGTTCGCCGGCACCGAAGAAGCGCCGGGCGAAGTGGTGCTGTTCCAGGGCCGCTCGTACAAGTCGTACCGCGGCATGGGCAGCCTGGGCGCCATGACGGAAGGCTCGGCCGACCGCTACTTCCAGGACCCGGCCAACAACGCCGACAAGCTGGTCCCCGAAGGCATCGAAGGCCGCGTCCCCTACAAGGGCAGCGTGCTCGCCATCATCTACCAACTGGTCGGTGGCATCCGCGCCTCCATGGGCTACTGCGGCGCCGCCACCATCGACGACATGCGCACCAAGGCCGAATTCGTGGAAATCACCTCCGCTGGTGTCCGCGAGTCCCACGTGCACGACGTACAGATCACCAAGGAAGCGCCCAACTACCGCGCCGACTGA
- the guaA gene encoding glutamine-hydrolyzing GMP synthase, with translation MHQRILILDYGSQVTQLIARRVREAGVYSEVHPGDVDDAFIRDQMAQGLKGIILSGSHASAYEEGSMRVPHAVFELGVPVLGICYGMQSMAQQLGGVVSFSDHREFGYAEVRAHGHTKLLEGLEDFATADGHGMLKVWMSHGDKVTELPPGFKLMASTPSCPIAGMADEDRRFYAVQFHPEVTHTVQGKAMLARFVNEICECQGDWNMPDYVAEAVARIREQVGQDEVILGLSGGVDSSVAAALIHKAIGDQLTCVFVDHGLLRLDEGKQVMQTFAENMGVKIIHVDATAQFMGKLSGVADPEAKRKIIGREFVEVFQEQAGKQKSAKWLAQGTIYPDVIESAGAKTGKATSIKSHHNVGGLPDTLNLQLLEPLRELFKDEVRELGVALGLPPQMVYRHPFPGPGLGVRILGEVKHEYAELLRRADAIFIEELRNTKDEASGLTWYELTSQAFAVFLPVKSVGVMGDGRTYEYVVALRAVQTFDFMTADWAPLPHPLLARVSSRIINEVRGINRVVYDVSSKPPATIEWE, from the coding sequence ATGCACCAGCGCATCCTCATTCTCGACTACGGTTCGCAAGTCACCCAACTGATCGCCCGCCGCGTGCGCGAAGCCGGCGTCTACTCCGAAGTGCATCCCGGCGACGTCGACGACGCCTTCATCCGCGACCAGATGGCGCAGGGCCTGAAGGGCATCATCCTGTCGGGCAGCCACGCATCGGCCTACGAAGAAGGCTCCATGCGCGTGCCGCACGCCGTGTTCGAGCTGGGCGTGCCCGTGCTGGGCATCTGTTATGGCATGCAGTCCATGGCGCAACAGCTGGGCGGCGTGGTCAGCTTCTCCGACCACCGCGAATTCGGCTACGCCGAAGTCCGCGCCCACGGCCACACCAAGCTGCTGGAAGGCCTGGAAGACTTCGCCACCGCCGACGGCCACGGCATGCTCAAGGTCTGGATGAGCCACGGCGACAAGGTCACCGAGCTGCCCCCGGGCTTCAAGCTGATGGCTTCCACGCCGTCCTGCCCCATCGCCGGCATGGCCGACGAAGATCGCCGCTTCTACGCGGTGCAGTTCCACCCCGAAGTCACGCACACCGTGCAAGGCAAGGCCATGCTGGCCCGCTTCGTCAACGAGATCTGCGAATGCCAGGGCGACTGGAACATGCCCGACTACGTCGCCGAAGCCGTCGCCCGCATCCGCGAGCAGGTCGGCCAGGACGAAGTCATCCTCGGCCTGTCCGGCGGCGTCGACTCGTCGGTGGCCGCGGCCCTGATCCACAAGGCCATCGGCGACCAGCTGACCTGCGTCTTCGTCGACCACGGCCTCTTGCGCCTGGACGAAGGCAAGCAGGTCATGCAGACCTTCGCCGAGAACATGGGCGTCAAGATCATCCACGTCGACGCCACCGCCCAGTTCATGGGCAAGCTGTCCGGCGTGGCCGACCCCGAAGCCAAGCGCAAGATCATCGGCCGCGAGTTCGTCGAAGTGTTCCAGGAACAAGCCGGCAAGCAGAAGAGCGCCAAGTGGCTGGCCCAGGGCACCATCTACCCCGACGTCATCGAATCGGCCGGCGCCAAGACCGGCAAGGCCACCTCGATCAAGTCGCACCACAACGTCGGCGGCCTGCCGGACACGTTGAACCTGCAGCTGCTGGAACCCCTGCGCGAACTGTTCAAGGACGAAGTCCGCGAACTGGGCGTGGCCCTCGGCCTGCCGCCGCAGATGGTCTACCGCCATCCGTTCCCGGGCCCGGGCCTGGGCGTGCGCATCTTGGGCGAGGTCAAGCACGAGTACGCCGAGCTGCTGCGCCGCGCCGATGCGATCTTCATCGAAGAACTGCGCAATACCAAGGACGAGGCCAGCGGCCTGACCTGGTACGAGCTGACCTCGCAGGCGTTCGCCGTGTTCCTGCCGGTGAAGTCGGTGGGGGTGATGGGGGATGGCCGCACCTACGAATATGTCGTGGCGCTGCGGGCTGTGCAGACGTTCGACTTCATGACGGCTGATTGGGCGCCGCTGCCGCATCCGTTGCTGGCTCGGGTTTCCTCGCGGATTATTAATGAGGTGCGGGGGATCAACCGGGTGGTGTATGACGTGTCGAGCAAGCCGCCTGCGACGATTGAGTGGGAGTGA
- a CDS encoding tyrosine-type recombinase/integrase, protein MLTDTALRNLKPKSKIYKVFDRDGMYVAVSTAGTITFRYDYRLNGRRETLTLGRYGPAGMSLAMARERLLDAKRSVDQGLSPALEKQRAKRRLTAARTFGEMTERWLADARMADSTRAMRKHIIDRDILPVFQNRKLKEVTPDDLRALCNKVKARGAPATAIHVRDIVKQVYAFAILHGERLANPADDVKAASIATFVPKDRALSPAEIRLAFHQLETIASYPTIRLALRLILLTMVRKSELVEATWSEVDFENATWTIPKVRMKGRKPHVVYLSRQAMDIFVALHTCAAGSRFVLPSRYDPDRCMSHATLNRVTQLIGSRAKEAGLPLEPFTVHDLRRTASTLLNEVGFNGDWIEKCLAHEEGSRTSRSVYNKAEYAGPRRHMLQEWADMVEAWVDGRTHLPKLVPEDVSVPVLSPAL, encoded by the coding sequence ATGCTCACCGACACAGCACTGCGCAATCTCAAGCCTAAGTCCAAGATTTATAAGGTTTTTGACCGCGATGGCATGTACGTGGCGGTATCGACCGCCGGTACCATCACCTTCCGCTACGATTACCGTCTCAACGGACGCCGCGAGACGCTGACGCTCGGACGGTATGGGCCGGCCGGCATGTCGCTGGCCATGGCCCGAGAACGACTACTCGATGCCAAGCGGTCCGTCGATCAGGGCCTTTCCCCGGCGCTGGAGAAGCAGCGGGCCAAGCGGCGACTGACGGCCGCCAGGACCTTCGGCGAGATGACGGAACGCTGGCTGGCCGATGCCCGCATGGCCGACAGCACCCGGGCGATGCGCAAGCACATCATCGACCGCGACATCCTGCCGGTCTTCCAGAACCGGAAGCTGAAGGAAGTCACCCCCGACGACCTCCGGGCGCTGTGCAACAAGGTGAAGGCGCGCGGCGCGCCGGCCACGGCCATCCATGTCCGCGACATCGTGAAGCAGGTCTATGCCTTCGCCATCCTGCATGGCGAGCGGCTCGCCAACCCAGCCGACGACGTGAAGGCGGCGTCGATCGCGACCTTCGTTCCCAAGGACCGGGCGCTCTCGCCCGCCGAGATCCGGCTGGCCTTCCACCAACTGGAGACCATCGCGTCCTATCCGACCATTCGGCTGGCCTTGCGGCTGATCCTGCTGACGATGGTGCGCAAGAGCGAACTGGTCGAGGCCACCTGGAGCGAGGTGGATTTCGAGAACGCCACCTGGACGATTCCGAAGGTGCGGATGAAGGGGCGCAAGCCGCACGTGGTTTACCTGTCGCGGCAGGCGATGGACATCTTCGTAGCCCTACACACCTGCGCGGCTGGCTCGCGATTCGTGCTGCCGTCGCGCTATGACCCCGATCGGTGCATGTCGCATGCAACGCTCAACCGGGTGACCCAGCTCATTGGGTCGCGTGCGAAGGAAGCCGGGTTGCCGCTGGAGCCATTCACGGTGCACGACCTGCGGCGCACCGCTTCCACACTGCTCAACGAGGTGGGCTTCAACGGGGACTGGATCGAGAAGTGCCTGGCGCACGAAGAGGGCAGCCGGACTTCGCGCTCGGTCTACAACAAGGCCGAGTACGCCGGGCCGCGGCGGCACATGCTCCAAGAATGGGCCGACATGGTGGAGGCGTGGGTCGATGGGCGCACGCATCTGCCGAAGCTGGTGCCCGAGGACGTGTCGGTCCCGGTGCTCAGCCCGGCTTTGTGA